Genomic DNA from Porites lutea chromosome 4, jaPorLute2.1, whole genome shotgun sequence:
GTTATCTGACACGAAACCTTGGACTCATCTATAGTTCTAGAACCATACGAATGGCTCAGTCAGTTTTGTGTCTGTTAAGGTCGACATTATAGCCTCAGAGAGCACTTACAAACGGAAACAAAGCGCGCTATGCCTCTAGCATACTTCAGCCAATTTAGTGCCTTAAGGACCTGAAGCGACCCTTCGTCAGTTTTAATATTTTCGTATGAAAAGAAATTCAACTGTTTAAAATGTTGTGGATCTGCACCTGTTCGCAGAGATAAGTAATGTTCTCTACCAAGAGACAAACGGtaaaagagagatttttttctgaaaaagttCAGTTGGTTGATTTTAAATATCTCAAGTGTAGTTGTGTTTTGTTGCATTCCACCCGCGGAAGCCCCATTTATTAGCTACAACATTAAACAATTCCTGACCGGATATAGAAAATAAACAACTTGTTTCCTGCTTTGAGATAATGCAGCACTACGTCAAACCGAGCAAGCAAAAACcatgcaatatttttcaacaggATACGCTGGTCAGACAGCTGAAAAATTGCTTGTCACAATCGAccgaaattttcttttctcgACGCGCATTTGCGGTGATGTATTCTTGAGAGTCAATTTTACGGTCACTCAGTTCTTTAAAAGTTTCTACTGAAGGCAGAGAACATTTTAGCTTCAATAAcctattttcttttgttactaGGAGATTATTATCCTTATGGATCGGAGTTTGGAGACTTAGATGATTCAGGAATGTACCCTCCAAAGAAGAAACGAGCTCGCACAACCTTTTCAGCTGAACAGCTTAAAAGATTGGAGAAACGTTTCCTCGGGAATCACTACATTGTCGgcgaagaaagacaaaaaatagcCAAAGAGCTCGACCTATCCGAGGCCCAAGTGAAAGTTTGGTTTCAAAACCggagaataaaatttaaaagggACGAAGAGCTGGAAAAACTTGGAAAGGGTAAGAAGCGAAAAGGAGAACATCACATTCGAAAATGGCAGTTGACAACCCGCCACTTCGGACCTGAAACAAACGCGCTATTCCATGACAATTATGATAATACTTCTAAAAGGCGtaattaaacttaatttgctctTTACAGCaattgaaaagataaaaagaaatgcgCTGAAGGCTAGCGGTAAACTTAATCTAAAGCCGAGCTCGTCGGAAACTCGTTAATGAATTTTCCATCCAGACCAACGAGAGAAGAAAGAACCCAAGGTTAAGTGTCCAACTTCTAAAGTTTACGCTCCATGTTAATGCCTCTTCTAGTCATTAGTGATTATTTTTACGTATCCCTTTCGGTTAGGGGTTAATTTGGCTTTCTAGAACCCCAATACTTTGAAACGCAACGTTAAGGCAGATTAGCGTTAGCCCATCTAGAACATCTGTAACAACTTTCGTAATGAGAAAAATACTTATGTAATGTTTTCACGAAATGTCAAAGTATTTGGTGCTATTAACGACTTTTTAAGGTGGACAGATTAACAAGCGCTTTGCTGATGCGATACGCTAAGAAAACAGCCCTTTTCCGTATGGACTTCTAGGATAATACGCGCTAATGATAGGTAATTACAACTTGTAATAAGTCTCCATATCTCTCCGCTCGTagctttaaaaatacaaaatgaaaatcgtTCAATAACTTGAAAAGAATATTCCCTCTTCGGGAACTTTATCGTATcggtatatatatatttagcttTTTGAGTCCGCATTCTGTCGGTCTTTCTAATATATGAGTTTTTAGTAGTCACCGCTAAGTCAGTATCAATTGCGGGTTTACGAGGCCCTCGCACTCGAGATAAAATGTACATACAGAATAAATTGATGGGCTTGCGTGATACTTTAACGCAACTTCCATGTTATTTATAGTATTGACTtgtgtttacttttaaaatatatagtTTACATAAAATAATGGTCCGCTCTATAGATTTCATAGCGCtattcggttttttttttcttttcctgtgaGGGAATCTTTTGGGCGTTGCCAATTTTGGCGTCCCAACAatccacaggaaaaaatttcttttcacaGTCGTGTAAAAATGTACGAACGTGTTTTTCCATTGCGACCAGGCCGGTGTTTCCCAATTTGGGTGTAGCTGGATCTCATAAATCGTAACAGATTTGTTTATTTAATCTCAAATGACTTGTGACCAGTTCATTGTTCTTGTTAGATAACAAGCTGCTACCCGGCACTCGGTCAATTTTAAGTATTAACCTGTCTACAGAAGGTctaaaatatttattgaaaaaaccGTCAGTGTAGTGACAGATCTTATTCAAGATCAGTTTTTTGTGGGGCACGAACatacaaaatatttcagttCTTTCCTAACATAAACATATGATGCATATTTCAGAGTTCGCCTTTTTATCTCCAACGCTGACTTGCCCCAATGAACTTAAAGAGCGATAGCGATCTAAATATCCAGGGAATGCTGGCATCTAATGTATCCTCTCTGGCCAAGAATATTACGATTACTTGCCCCTCGTGTTGTTTAGCACATTCCAGCTCGTTCATTGCaaatctctttctttcttttcacaacgCAGAGCAATTCCTTAAAATTTCACCACGCGCGCACGCGTTTCTTGGTTGAGGTTACTGTCAATGATTCTCACTGAGGGCTTACCCACATTTTTAACACAATATCTTTCAATACGCTAAACTAGCAAACGACAGTGTGGAACAACACGATAAGTTTTTAATCCCAAACTATTTTAAGTGAAGTATAGCATTACTTTCTTATCTACGAAGACCACGCAAATGGTAATTTTGGAGTTGGGCACTTCCGACGTGACACATGTAGGATGTCGCGATAtgacagcattttttttttcatcaatgaACTATCTATATGCAATCACGAAGTCGGAGAATTGAGCCGAGATAtctttaaaactaattacaaagTGTCCCAATTATCAAGCCCGatctaaattatttattttacttattttgtgCACACTTCGTGAAATTCACTGGATCTTAGACCAGTAAGTCAAAAAAGTTTCCAAACTTTTGTTTTTGCACATAGAGACGATTGATTAGCGCGCTCGTACCAATGCAATATGACTTCTTTTTTTTCGATAAAGCCGCTATGCAGATGCCAAACATCAGAGCCGCCCCCAGAAAATTGAATCATGATGGTCATAACCGGTATTTCATTTGTCAAATACACAAGCTTAACTAATTCATCACCTTTTTTCACTAAGTATGTATGAATAATATTCCAAATAATTCACGATATTTAGTAACATTTCAGCTGGTAAGATCAGTCAAACCAGAACAGAAACCGAGAAACGTATCCTTTTTTGGTATTTCTAACCCACAAGGTATTAGGTCAAGCAAGATAAGGGATCTTTGTAATAGTAAAGCTAACGTAAGCTTGTGTCAAACTCCATTTCAATAAAACCTCTCTGATAGAGTCATTTGGTTTTTCCATcttatatatgtatattttgtaTTGCACCTGTGCATTAGCATCATCAAGTAAAGACACTAACTAATCCTTACGGCAAGGAGATTGAGAGAATATGAAAAACAAGCGACAAAGTGTATTGcccgatatttcggtttgcTACTTCGGCCGGTTTGATATCTGTTTCGTGGTGGACAAAATACTGATCCCAAGTCCATGGACTACCCTAAAATGGATCAGTTATGCcgctgaagtttagtgattagggttatgAAAGTcagtgaatcaggttccattaAGGGTAATTACAATACTGAGAAAACtaacctgaaacttgattcactcagtttcctaacccttaTCACTAAATTTTAGCGGTGTAGCCCATTTTAGGGTAGTCCCGGTATTTGGGTAGTCCATATGGGTAGTCCATATACTGTCGGCGGTGTTTTGTCAACCACCAGCGAAACGAACCTCCTACAAGGGCTTCGTTCTCTGCGTTTTGATTTTACTAAGTATTAAAAGTTTTTGCTGATCCACGTCTACACATTAAG
This window encodes:
- the LOC140935953 gene encoding homeobox protein EMX1-like, encoding MLQNSHGISIPALVPPCFEEPGYGINTSVSRPPFSICQPHVTGSNGIAPSARVLQEVMFPNEMNYPSYMPDIPSNQGLALPWMSSWHQRQNLQYLGHPHPGDYYPYGSEFGDLDDSGMYPPKKKRARTTFSAEQLKRLEKRFLGNHYIVGEERQKIAKELDLSEAQVKVWFQNRRIKFKRDEELEKLGKGKKRKGEHHIRKWQLTTRHFGPETNALFHDNYDNTSKRRN